Proteins encoded in a region of the Polynucleobacter antarcticus genome:
- the bchB gene encoding ferredoxin:protochlorophyllide reductase (ATP-dependent) subunit B yields MQLTLWTYEGPPHIGAMRIATSMTDLHYVLHSPQGDTYADLLFTMIGRSKKRPPVTYTTFQARDLGGDTAQLFQDSVSEAYRRFEPKAMIVGASCTAELIQDDPGGLARALSLPIPVIPLDLPSYQKKENWGASETFYHVIRALVAVDKSISAEQYQEKRTANKTDTQKPSCNILGPTALGFRNRDDVQEIKGLLESLGIEVRVVAPLNACVADLVKLPQADFNVSLYPEVSQLACTWLSKTFGQPFTKIIPVGTKATKAFIHEVCQLAQLDPTAMLAAQDERAMWYAKSVDSTYLTDKRVFIFGDASHAIAAAKVASEEIGFKVVGLGTYSREFAREVREAAKLYGIEALITDDYLEVEEKVAELTPDLVLGTQMERHIAKRLGVPCAVISAPVHVQDFPARYSPQMGFEGANVLFDTWIHPLMMGLEEHLLMMFRDDFEFSAKAAPSHLGHARPTESEKPQETKVAAVAPVDHPEQISTAVLSDVEPENTWEADAEKELGKIPFFVRGKARRNTEKFAVENGISRITIETLYDAKAHYGR; encoded by the coding sequence ATGCAACTGACTCTCTGGACATATGAAGGCCCACCCCATATCGGTGCGATGCGCATTGCGACCTCGATGACTGACTTGCATTACGTCTTGCATTCCCCTCAGGGCGATACCTACGCAGACCTCCTCTTTACAATGATTGGCCGGTCTAAAAAGCGTCCACCAGTGACCTATACGACATTTCAGGCGAGAGATTTAGGTGGCGACACCGCACAACTCTTTCAGGACTCTGTAAGCGAGGCATATCGGCGCTTTGAGCCTAAGGCGATGATTGTGGGTGCTTCTTGCACAGCAGAATTGATTCAAGATGATCCAGGCGGTCTAGCGAGAGCACTCAGCTTGCCTATTCCCGTGATTCCACTAGATTTACCTTCATATCAAAAGAAGGAAAATTGGGGCGCTTCTGAAACTTTCTATCACGTCATTCGTGCACTCGTAGCAGTAGACAAGTCAATTTCAGCTGAACAGTATCAAGAAAAGCGGACTGCAAACAAGACCGACACTCAAAAGCCTAGTTGCAATATATTAGGACCTACTGCACTCGGCTTTAGAAACCGTGATGACGTTCAAGAAATTAAAGGTTTATTAGAGTCTCTTGGAATAGAAGTTCGGGTAGTGGCACCCCTCAATGCATGCGTGGCAGATCTTGTGAAATTACCGCAGGCAGATTTTAATGTGTCGCTGTATCCCGAAGTGTCGCAGTTGGCTTGTACTTGGTTGAGCAAAACATTTGGCCAACCTTTTACCAAGATAATTCCAGTCGGCACTAAAGCAACTAAAGCCTTTATTCATGAAGTATGTCAGTTAGCCCAGCTTGACCCTACAGCCATGTTGGCCGCTCAAGATGAAAGAGCCATGTGGTATGCCAAATCGGTGGACTCTACTTACTTAACCGATAAGCGGGTCTTCATTTTTGGGGATGCTAGTCATGCGATTGCAGCAGCAAAAGTAGCTAGTGAAGAAATCGGATTTAAAGTAGTAGGTCTAGGCACTTACAGTCGGGAATTTGCGCGTGAAGTGCGTGAAGCTGCCAAGCTGTACGGAATTGAGGCACTCATTACAGATGACTACCTTGAGGTTGAGGAAAAAGTTGCTGAACTCACACCAGACTTAGTCTTAGGTACCCAGATGGAGCGCCACATTGCCAAAAGATTAGGTGTTCCTTGTGCAGTGATTTCAGCACCTGTGCACGTCCAAGACTTTCCTGCACGCTATTCCCCTCAGATGGGATTTGAGGGCGCCAACGTTTTATTTGATACCTGGATTCATCCGCTAATGATGGGTCTAGAAGAGCATCTACTCATGATGTTCCGTGATGATTTTGAATTCAGTGCCAAAGCAGCACCTTCTCATTTAGGTCACGCAAGACCTACCGAAAGTGAAAAGCCCCAAGAAACTAAAGTAGCTGCAGTGGCGCCTGTCGACCATCCAGAGCAAATCAGTACAGCCGTGTTATCTGATGTAGAGCCAGAAAATACATGGGAAGCAGACGCTGAAAAAGAATTAGGAAAAATCCCCTTCTTTGTTAGAGGGAAAGCGCGCAGAAATACAGAAAAATTTGCAGTAGAGAACGGAATCAGTCGAATTACTATTGAGACACTTTACGATGCAAAGGCTCACTATGGCAGATAA
- a CDS encoding magnesium chelatase subunit H, with amino-acid sequence MADKHIPIKVSIVTMDTHLASATERARYALKKKLPGLELSIHAASSWTVDSKALESCISDIQSADILIVTMLFMEDHFKPVIEALKARRHECDAMICAMSAGEVVSLTRMGGFDMSKPASGLVGLLKKLRGNKEKAQTGGAAQMRMLRRLPKILRFIPGSAQDVRAYFLTLQYWLGGSEENLFHMVVNLVNRYAKGERAGLVSKEELVEPVIYPDNGIYHPRLKGRMSESLSDLPKLVSDKKSKGRVGLLLLRSYILAGNTLHYDSVIAAIEAQGLQVLPIFAVGLDARPAIEQYFFQDGEKIVDAVISLTGFSLVGGPAYNDAKAAEEVLVSLDVPYLAAQPLEFQTLNEWGSSERGLLPVENTLMIAIPELDGATVPMVFGGRAGEADVQCKGCHKGCVFEASINRHDMHTCIERTAMLAARVSKLITLRKSERSNRKVALVIFNFPPNAGRVGTAAHLSVFESVFNTLKSLKDEGYTVEVPNSVDEFRTQILAGNAKQYGTDANVHTTIATDDHIQREPWLKEIEGQWGSAPGKLLSDGSSIFILGKQFGNIFVGLQPGFGYEGDPMRLLYEKGFAPTHAFSAFYRYLREDFSANAVLHFGTHGALEFMPGKQSGMSGACWPDRLIHDLPNLYVYASNNPSEGAIAKRRAGATLISYLTPPVSQAGLYKGLLELKEAVDYWRKLTPSANSQGWDQGSLDILDSLQAQAVALEFAAAEPVWNQMSVVEVNAIVLNLSAQILELEYALIPYGLHILGAPVGLEHSLDMLLSFVTVQEGELKNISRDALLALVKAESLEEFAMSQNMELTESLTVELEQVLNMYRELQSDSEMQGVLKALDGRYIRPAPGGDVLRNPLVLPTGRNIHGFDPFRIPSKFAMKDGLLQANKILERFRADGNALPESVAMVLWGTDNLKTEGGPIAQIFALMGAEPRFDSFGRLAGAQLVPLEVLGRPRIDVMVSISGIFRDLMPLQIRIMAEAAFLAASADEPVEQNFIRKHSLAYQAANGCDLETASLRVFGNAESAYGANVNMMIDNGLWKDENELAETYTRRKSFAYGRSGTPVLQSELLNNILADVELTYQNLDSIELGVTTIDTYFDTLGGVSRAVRRAKGGKASPVYIGDQTTGNAVVRSLNEQVSLETRSRMLNPKWYEGMLKHGYEGVRQIESHLTNTVGWSATTGQVEPWVYQHLTQTFILDPEMRERLMSLNPASSVKVASRLLEASERNYWTPEPSVLATLRSVVDDFEDRLEGVYEGVAI; translated from the coding sequence ATGGCAGATAAGCATATCCCGATTAAAGTCTCGATTGTGACGATGGATACGCACTTAGCGAGTGCGACTGAAAGAGCGCGCTATGCACTGAAAAAGAAGCTACCTGGCTTAGAGCTCTCCATTCATGCTGCATCGAGTTGGACGGTAGATAGCAAAGCGTTAGAAAGCTGTATTAGTGATATTCAATCTGCTGATATCTTGATTGTGACCATGCTGTTTATGGAAGATCACTTCAAGCCTGTGATCGAAGCTTTAAAAGCACGGCGTCATGAATGTGATGCCATGATCTGTGCCATGTCAGCCGGGGAAGTGGTGAGCTTAACCCGCATGGGTGGTTTTGATATGAGCAAGCCCGCCAGTGGTTTAGTGGGTCTGCTCAAAAAATTAAGAGGCAATAAAGAGAAAGCCCAAACCGGCGGTGCTGCACAAATGCGGATGTTACGCCGCCTACCTAAGATATTGCGTTTTATACCTGGCAGTGCTCAGGATGTTAGAGCTTACTTTCTGACCTTGCAATATTGGTTAGGTGGTTCAGAAGAAAATCTCTTTCATATGGTAGTGAACCTCGTAAACCGTTATGCCAAAGGTGAGCGTGCAGGCCTCGTAAGCAAAGAAGAATTAGTCGAGCCCGTTATCTATCCTGATAATGGGATTTATCATCCACGCCTTAAAGGGCGTATGAGCGAGTCTTTATCTGATTTGCCTAAATTAGTCAGTGATAAAAAATCAAAAGGTCGCGTAGGCTTGCTGTTACTCAGGTCTTACATCTTGGCTGGCAATACTTTGCATTACGATTCAGTGATTGCTGCGATTGAAGCGCAGGGCTTACAAGTGCTCCCAATTTTTGCTGTGGGCCTAGATGCTCGGCCTGCTATTGAACAATACTTTTTCCAAGATGGTGAAAAAATTGTTGATGCAGTAATCTCCTTGACAGGCTTCTCGCTTGTTGGCGGACCAGCCTACAACGATGCGAAAGCAGCAGAAGAGGTCTTAGTCTCACTGGATGTTCCTTATTTAGCAGCCCAACCTCTTGAGTTTCAGACGCTCAATGAGTGGGGCAGTTCAGAGCGTGGCTTACTGCCGGTTGAAAATACCCTCATGATTGCCATCCCAGAGCTAGATGGCGCTACCGTGCCGATGGTGTTTGGCGGTCGTGCTGGCGAAGCCGATGTGCAGTGCAAAGGTTGTCATAAAGGCTGTGTATTTGAAGCCAGTATCAATCGTCATGACATGCATACCTGTATTGAAAGAACAGCGATGTTGGCGGCTCGTGTAAGCAAGCTTATCACGCTAAGAAAATCAGAGCGATCGAACCGCAAAGTAGCCTTAGTCATATTTAACTTTCCGCCCAATGCGGGAAGGGTAGGAACAGCAGCCCACTTAAGCGTCTTTGAATCCGTCTTTAATACTTTGAAGAGCTTGAAGGACGAAGGATATACCGTTGAAGTCCCAAATTCTGTAGATGAATTTAGAACCCAAATCTTGGCCGGCAATGCTAAACAATATGGCACTGATGCTAACGTCCACACTACCATCGCAACCGATGATCATATTCAGCGGGAACCTTGGTTAAAAGAAATTGAAGGTCAATGGGGTTCTGCGCCGGGTAAATTACTGAGTGATGGCAGCTCCATCTTTATTTTAGGTAAGCAGTTCGGTAATATTTTTGTAGGACTGCAACCAGGGTTTGGTTACGAGGGCGATCCAATGCGCTTGCTGTATGAGAAGGGCTTTGCACCTACTCATGCATTCTCGGCTTTTTATCGTTACCTGCGGGAAGACTTTTCAGCCAATGCGGTACTGCATTTTGGAACCCATGGCGCACTTGAATTCATGCCCGGTAAGCAATCTGGTATGTCCGGCGCTTGTTGGCCAGATCGTCTGATACATGATTTACCTAATCTTTATGTTTATGCATCCAATAACCCATCTGAAGGGGCTATTGCCAAAAGACGTGCAGGCGCCACACTGATTAGTTACTTAACTCCACCCGTATCTCAAGCCGGTTTATACAAAGGCTTGTTAGAGCTGAAAGAGGCAGTGGATTACTGGCGCAAATTAACTCCATCGGCTAATAGTCAGGGATGGGATCAAGGCTCACTAGATATATTAGATTCCTTGCAAGCACAAGCAGTCGCATTGGAATTTGCTGCTGCTGAGCCGGTATGGAATCAGATGAGTGTGGTGGAGGTGAATGCCATTGTTCTGAATTTGAGTGCACAAATACTTGAATTAGAGTACGCCTTGATTCCTTATGGATTGCATATTCTAGGCGCACCAGTAGGCTTGGAGCACAGCCTAGATATGTTGTTGAGTTTTGTCACAGTGCAAGAGGGCGAGCTCAAGAATATCTCGCGCGATGCTTTGCTAGCCCTTGTGAAAGCTGAAAGTCTGGAAGAATTTGCTATGAGCCAGAATATGGAGCTGACAGAAAGCCTAACTGTTGAGCTTGAGCAGGTTTTGAATATGTATCGTGAGTTGCAGTCTGATAGTGAAATGCAGGGTGTCCTCAAGGCTTTAGATGGTCGCTACATTCGTCCCGCTCCAGGTGGGGATGTGCTGAGAAACCCTCTAGTCCTGCCTACCGGCCGAAACATCCATGGTTTCGATCCATTCAGAATTCCTAGCAAATTCGCTATGAAAGATGGACTACTACAAGCAAATAAAATCTTAGAACGTTTTCGGGCTGATGGAAATGCCTTGCCAGAGTCGGTCGCAATGGTCTTATGGGGCACCGATAATTTAAAAACAGAAGGTGGCCCGATTGCGCAAATTTTTGCCTTAATGGGAGCAGAGCCACGCTTCGATAGTTTTGGTCGATTGGCGGGCGCTCAATTAGTACCTTTGGAAGTATTGGGACGTCCTCGTATTGATGTGATGGTATCGATCTCCGGTATTTTTAGAGATCTCATGCCTTTGCAAATTCGAATTATGGCAGAAGCTGCTTTCTTGGCAGCATCTGCAGACGAGCCTGTAGAACAAAACTTTATTCGCAAGCACTCACTGGCATATCAAGCTGCTAATGGCTGTGATTTAGAGACCGCTTCATTACGTGTCTTTGGTAATGCGGAAAGTGCTTATGGAGCCAATGTCAATATGATGATTGATAACGGCTTATGGAAAGATGAAAACGAATTAGCTGAAACTTATACCCGCCGTAAAAGTTTTGCTTATGGCAGAAGCGGTACGCCCGTCCTACAAAGTGAATTGCTCAATAACATCTTGGCGGATGTAGAGCTGACATATCAAAATCTTGATTCGATTGAATTAGGCGTGACTACGATTGATACCTATTTTGATACCTTAGGTGGTGTGAGTCGGGCTGTGAGAAGAGCAAAAGGCGGTAAGGCCTCACCCGTTTACATTGGCGATCAAACTACAGGCAATGCCGTAGTTCGAAGTTTGAATGAGCAAGTCTCGCTAGAAACCCGTTCACGGATGCTCAATCCAAAATGGTATGAGGGCATGCTCAAGCATGGCTACGAGGGCGTCCGTCAGATTGAAAGTCATTTGACGAATACGGTAGGTTGGTCTGCCACTACCGGTCAAGTGGAACCCTGGGTCTATCAGCATTTAACCCAAACGTTTATTTTGGACCCCGAAATGCGGGAACGTTTAATGAGTCTTAATCCAGCGTCTTCCGTCAAGGTGGCTAGTAGATTGTTGGAAGCATCAGAACGAAATTATTGGACTCCTGAGCCATCTGTATTAGCGACGCTTCGCAGCGTAGTAGATGACTTTGAAGATCGGCTTGAAGGTGTATATGAAGGAGTAGCAATTTAA
- a CDS encoding cobalamin B12-binding domain-containing protein, producing MNSLAKKGLIREVFQHQLPGLIEEIERKVAQKVATVSSNQNWLQAPIQIKKEAVQALEADEVDKIANLLLDSKEDSFDLAITVLKTHGISIEFIVLELIPEIARRLGKHWENDSLSFAEVSIGVGRLERVIHRLDYLFQATQLEKRQNKSILITTFPDSQHTLGSLIFSNYLTFSGWKASRPSNTKLDTIALALSTHHYDALAISVSAFEQLDELQSVIDVLRSKSKNPALVTLVGGALYKIAPEKFKHIHADIKAFTPEESVRHLEQHLSRLENNTKHVEKNRIL from the coding sequence TTGAATTCACTAGCTAAAAAAGGACTCATCAGAGAAGTATTTCAGCATCAATTACCTGGGTTAATTGAGGAGATTGAACGTAAAGTCGCCCAGAAAGTGGCTACAGTATCCTCCAATCAAAACTGGTTGCAAGCACCGATTCAAATAAAAAAAGAGGCCGTACAGGCACTCGAGGCTGATGAGGTTGATAAGATTGCCAATTTATTGCTCGATAGCAAAGAAGATTCGTTTGATTTAGCAATTACAGTACTTAAAACCCATGGGATCTCGATTGAATTTATTGTTCTAGAGCTCATCCCTGAAATTGCTCGAAGACTAGGCAAGCATTGGGAAAACGACAGTTTAAGTTTTGCAGAGGTATCTATTGGGGTCGGAAGACTAGAAAGAGTTATTCACAGACTGGATTATCTCTTTCAAGCAACTCAACTAGAGAAGCGTCAGAATAAATCCATTCTGATAACAACCTTTCCTGATTCACAACATACGCTTGGTAGTTTAATTTTTTCAAACTACCTCACCTTTTCCGGCTGGAAAGCATCTCGTCCTAGCAATACAAAGCTCGACACTATTGCCCTTGCGCTTTCAACACATCACTATGACGCACTAGCGATATCAGTATCCGCCTTCGAACAACTTGATGAGCTACAAAGTGTGATTGATGTGTTGCGGAGTAAATCCAAGAACCCCGCACTAGTGACTTTAGTTGGTGGAGCGCTTTATAAAATTGCTCCTGAAAAGTTTAAGCACATCCACGCGGATATCAAAGCATTTACCCCTGAGGAATCTGTTCGGCATTTAGAACAACACCTTAGCCGACTAGAAAATAATACAAAACATGTTGAAAAGAACAGGATACTGTGA
- the bchF gene encoding 2-vinyl bacteriochlorophyllide hydratase yields the protein MKITKSLYSKEERAKRDATVWTLVQAILAPLQFLACLISVGLVLRYLLTGNGYELATISIIVKTIFLYLIMLTGSIWEKVVFGKYLFADSFFWEDVFSMLVIALHTIYLYFLIAGGMSESGLMYLALTAYAAYLINAGQFLYKLRMARMQMSDGVSI from the coding sequence ATGAAAATTACCAAGTCTCTATACAGCAAAGAGGAGCGCGCAAAACGCGATGCCACTGTATGGACTTTGGTTCAGGCAATCCTTGCTCCACTGCAATTTTTAGCCTGTTTAATAAGTGTTGGCCTGGTCTTGCGCTATTTGCTTACTGGCAATGGATATGAATTGGCTACTATTTCAATTATTGTGAAGACCATTTTTCTGTATCTGATCATGCTGACAGGCAGCATTTGGGAAAAAGTGGTGTTTGGTAAATATCTTTTTGCAGACAGTTTTTTCTGGGAAGACGTATTTAGTATGTTGGTTATTGCTCTGCATACTATTTATCTTTACTTTTTGATAGCGGGCGGTATGAGTGAGAGTGGCTTGATGTATCTGGCTTTAACTGCATATGCTGCATACCTGATTAATGCAGGACAGTTCCTCTACAAGCTCAGAATGGCACGCATGCAAATGAGTGATGGAGTTTCTATATGA
- a CDS encoding ferredoxin:protochlorophyllide reductase (ATP-dependent) subunit N, translated as MNAIVDLPVEQQHRVGKNIPIYKERGQREVFCGLTGIIWLHRKIQDAFFLVVGSRTCAHLIQSAAGVMIFAEPRFATAIIDDRDLAGIADANDELDRVVKTLLTRRPDIKMLFLVGSCPSEVIKLDLSRAAQRLSTELINQCRILSYSGSGIETTFTQGEDACLASLVQASPKQAEVIEKNLLVVGCLPDVVEDQFHRLFTELGIHNVSFFPPKNSAQKPEIHSNTQYLLAQPFLAETARLIEERGGQRISAPFPFGVDGTTAWLKAAATSFGIDPTHFETVTQSKIERAKKSIERYLPMLTNKRISFFPDSQLEIPLARFLSQECGMQVLEIGTPYLHKQHLECELELLPENTRIVEGQDVEKQLDRCRSDKPDIVVCGLGLANPLEAEGITTKWSIELVFSPVHGYEQAADLAELFARPLNRSMKLAA; from the coding sequence ATGAACGCCATTGTTGATTTACCGGTAGAGCAGCAACATCGGGTAGGAAAAAATATTCCTATTTATAAAGAGCGTGGCCAAAGAGAGGTGTTTTGTGGCCTGACGGGCATTATTTGGCTTCATCGGAAGATTCAGGATGCATTCTTTTTAGTAGTTGGCTCTCGCACTTGTGCGCATTTGATTCAATCGGCTGCAGGTGTCATGATTTTTGCAGAGCCACGCTTTGCAACTGCCATTATTGATGACCGTGATCTGGCTGGTATTGCCGATGCAAATGATGAATTAGACAGGGTTGTAAAAACCTTACTCACTAGGCGTCCTGACATCAAGATGCTGTTTTTAGTGGGCTCATGCCCCTCAGAGGTCATTAAGCTGGACCTATCACGTGCCGCACAGAGATTAAGTACTGAATTGATCAATCAATGCCGGATCTTGAGCTACTCTGGCAGCGGCATAGAGACCACCTTTACTCAGGGTGAAGATGCTTGCTTGGCCTCCTTGGTTCAAGCGAGTCCAAAGCAAGCTGAAGTGATAGAAAAGAATCTCTTGGTCGTAGGCTGCTTGCCCGATGTCGTGGAAGATCAATTTCATCGCTTATTTACTGAGCTTGGCATCCACAATGTATCGTTTTTCCCGCCAAAAAACTCCGCTCAAAAACCTGAAATTCATAGCAACACGCAATACTTGTTAGCTCAGCCATTTTTAGCAGAAACCGCTAGATTGATTGAAGAGCGTGGCGGGCAAAGAATCTCAGCGCCATTTCCATTCGGAGTAGACGGCACCACCGCTTGGTTAAAGGCTGCAGCAACCTCTTTTGGAATTGATCCGACCCATTTTGAAACGGTGACTCAGAGCAAAATCGAGCGTGCTAAGAAAAGCATAGAGCGTTATTTGCCGATGCTGACCAATAAGCGCATCTCATTCTTCCCAGATTCCCAATTAGAAATTCCTTTGGCGCGTTTTTTATCTCAAGAATGCGGTATGCAAGTTTTAGAAATTGGAACACCGTACTTGCATAAGCAGCACTTAGAGTGTGAACTTGAATTGCTCCCAGAAAATACGCGCATCGTTGAGGGTCAAGACGTAGAAAAGCAACTCGATCGATGCAGATCCGATAAGCCTGACATTGTTGTTTGTGGATTAGGCTTAGCGAACCCATTAGAGGCAGAGGGTATTACTACCAAGTGGTCGATTGAATTGGTGTTTAGCCCAGTACATGGTTATGAGCAGGCTGCAGACTTAGCAGAGCTCTTTGCACGTCCTTTAAACCGCAGCATGAAGTTGGCGGCCTAA
- the ppsR gene encoding transcriptional regulator PpsR, protein MNKIFNLESSVASAVDIDVAATLLACSVDLVLVVNHAGVIEKVIDGYKPVASNTKVLTGKKWLDTVAIDSQPKVNALLKAPDEASEQKWRQVNQDIEDFGSVPIQYSTVFFPQQQKLIAVGKDLSMLSSLQQKLVDAQQEIERDYANLHAIQNRYLQLFNSIDQAYLIIDSQSFKILEMNKSAGYLTGDLRKIQGKLFTNLFPVKDHETIQNYLSESKSGILQSSIQSSLENLQEPVELSSVLLREGNQNVCLVSIKPKSHAVQINSFSEQTTLLTQALENFQDGFIVCTTHGMILSSNNAFVLMSQSAQKENIVGKSLELWLGRTSVDLKIILGTVREYGAIKDYATTITADDGSSPFDAQISAVHFNSDKLSAVVISIHQTAKSSSPSIPNNPGVGKNAVELTQLVGKVALKQIVTETTDIIEKLCILAALELTMSNRASAAELLGLSRQGLYIKMRRFGIIDSNASDDSDA, encoded by the coding sequence GTGAATAAAATTTTCAACCTAGAATCATCCGTAGCCAGTGCCGTAGATATTGATGTTGCTGCCACCTTATTAGCTTGTTCAGTTGACCTAGTGCTAGTAGTAAATCACGCCGGTGTGATTGAAAAAGTCATTGATGGATATAAACCCGTCGCGAGCAACACAAAAGTTTTGACTGGGAAAAAATGGCTTGATACGGTAGCGATAGATAGCCAACCCAAAGTCAATGCCCTGCTTAAGGCTCCAGACGAGGCTTCGGAACAAAAGTGGCGCCAAGTCAATCAAGACATCGAGGATTTTGGATCTGTTCCGATTCAGTACAGCACTGTATTTTTTCCTCAACAACAAAAGTTGATTGCTGTCGGTAAAGATTTGAGCATGCTCTCAAGTCTTCAACAAAAATTAGTTGATGCACAACAAGAGATTGAGCGCGACTATGCTAATTTGCATGCCATTCAAAATCGTTATTTACAACTTTTCAATAGCATTGATCAAGCCTATTTAATTATTGATAGCCAATCATTCAAAATATTGGAGATGAATAAGTCTGCTGGCTATTTAACTGGCGATCTCAGAAAAATCCAAGGAAAATTGTTTACAAACTTATTTCCAGTAAAAGATCATGAAACGATTCAGAACTATTTATCAGAATCAAAATCTGGAATACTGCAATCCTCCATTCAATCATCGCTAGAAAATCTTCAAGAGCCCGTTGAACTATCTAGTGTCTTATTGCGTGAGGGCAATCAAAATGTCTGCCTAGTTTCTATTAAACCAAAATCACACGCTGTTCAAATTAATAGTTTTAGTGAGCAGACAACGCTTCTCACACAAGCTCTAGAGAATTTCCAAGACGGCTTCATTGTTTGTACTACCCATGGGATGATTTTATCTTCCAATAACGCCTTTGTTTTAATGTCGCAGTCTGCCCAAAAAGAAAATATTGTTGGTAAATCTTTAGAGCTTTGGCTTGGCAGAACGAGTGTCGACTTAAAGATTATTTTAGGCACGGTCCGAGAATATGGCGCTATCAAAGACTACGCCACAACCATTACTGCTGATGATGGTAGTTCCCCTTTTGATGCGCAGATCTCCGCAGTTCACTTTAATAGCGATAAACTTTCAGCGGTGGTGATTAGCATTCATCAAACAGCCAAAAGCAGCAGCCCCTCGATCCCCAATAATCCGGGTGTCGGCAAAAATGCTGTTGAACTCACACAGTTAGTCGGCAAAGTCGCGCTGAAACAAATTGTTACAGAGACCACCGATATCATTGAAAAGTTATGTATTCTCGCAGCGCTTGAGCTCACCATGTCTAACAGAGCTTCTGCTGCCGAATTACTAGGTTTATCCCGTCAAGGTCTCTATATTAAGATGCGTCGCTTTGGCATCATTGATAGTAACGCTAGCGATGATAGCGATGCCTAA
- the bchL gene encoding ferredoxin:protochlorophyllide reductase (ATP-dependent) iron-sulfur ATP-binding protein: MNTVSVPLSSIGTKAKPTDGEGSLQVHLNPDEKIGNAKVFAIYGKGGIGKSTTSSNLSAAFSLLGKRVIQIGCDPKHDSTFTLTKKLVPTVIDILESVDFHSEELRVEDFVYTGFNGVMCVEAGGPPAGTGCGGYVVGQTVKLLKEHHLLEDTDIVIFDVLGDVVCGGFAAPLQHADRALIVAANDFDSIFAMNRIVQAISAKAKNYNVRLGGVIANRSQDTDQIDKFNDRVGLKKMAHFPDLDAIRKSRLKKCTIFEMESTPEIELVKAEYMRLAASLLLDDEPLLTESLKDREIFDLLGFD, from the coding sequence ATGAATACAGTAAGTGTGCCCTTATCTTCCATTGGAACGAAGGCTAAACCAACAGATGGCGAAGGTAGTTTGCAAGTGCATCTGAATCCCGATGAAAAAATTGGAAATGCAAAAGTATTTGCTATTTATGGAAAAGGGGGGATTGGTAAGAGTACAACCTCTTCGAATCTATCAGCAGCATTTTCTTTATTAGGTAAGCGAGTCATTCAAATTGGTTGTGACCCTAAGCATGATTCTACTTTTACCTTAACTAAAAAATTGGTTCCTACGGTCATTGATATTTTGGAGTCAGTAGATTTTCACTCTGAAGAACTCCGCGTAGAAGACTTTGTCTACACAGGCTTTAATGGGGTTATGTGCGTTGAAGCTGGCGGACCTCCTGCAGGAACGGGGTGTGGTGGCTATGTTGTTGGTCAAACAGTCAAGCTGCTAAAAGAACATCATTTGCTAGAAGATACCGATATCGTGATCTTTGATGTGCTTGGTGACGTTGTGTGCGGTGGATTTGCAGCACCACTCCAGCATGCAGATCGTGCCCTCATTGTGGCGGCCAATGACTTTGACTCCATCTTTGCGATGAACCGTATTGTCCAGGCCATCAGCGCTAAAGCAAAAAATTACAACGTTCGTTTAGGCGGAGTGATTGCGAACCGCAGCCAAGATACAGATCAAATCGACAAGTTTAATGATCGTGTAGGTCTAAAGAAAATGGCGCACTTTCCCGATTTAGATGCGATTCGAAAAAGTCGCTTGAAAAAATGCACCATCTTTGAAATGGAATCTACTCCTGAAATTGAGTTAGTAAAAGCAGAGTACATGCGCCTTGCTGCTAGCTTGCTCTTGGATGATGAGCCATTGCTCACCGAGTCTCTTAAAGACCGTGAAATTTTTGACTTGTTAGGGTTCGATTAA